In a single window of the Thermus amyloliquefaciens genome:
- a CDS encoding AMP-binding protein encodes MEGTLLAYLHRHATERPHAPALRVKRLGVWQKTSWKELLERTLRLAGGLWALGLREGEVLAILGHNAPEWVEAELAAQTLGALPMGIYADAMPEEVGYFLEFTGAKGIVVSDEEQLDKVYPHLHLVDFVLVWEEAGMSRHFQGKVRRFSQALGDPKVGEEALRRRHPEEIALLAPTSGTTGRSKLAMLSHRNLLAGHFAVGQALGFQKGAWVFSYLPLPWIGEQMLTVVQSLVEGSTVHFPEDPTTLREDLKEVQPDFFLAPPRLWEDMASLIQSRMADADFLKAFFYRVGMGALLEGASREFRGERVGFWLNLKRALFYPLIARPLRARLGLAACRIAVTGGAPLGPEVFTFFRALGLDIRQVYGQSETAAATTAHATGDAPPETVGPPLPQTEVRISEEGEIQVKGPQVFRGYFRQEKATEESFTEDGFFRTGDAGFFDERGHLVILGRVKEVGALLDGTRFAPQFLENRLKYSPYIREAVVLGHGRPFVTALIELDPENVQNWARRRGIPFTTYLSLTERPEIKALIAEEIRMVNKTLPEKLKIQRFAILPKELHPDDEEITRTRKVRRQVVEARYGPVIQALYGEGGRVEVVLPIRYLEGEGRLEATLEVQEV; translated from the coding sequence ATGGAAGGAACGCTTCTTGCCTACCTGCACCGCCACGCCACGGAGCGGCCCCACGCCCCCGCCTTGCGGGTGAAGCGGCTTGGGGTGTGGCAGAAAACCTCCTGGAAGGAGCTCCTAGAGCGTACCCTCCGCCTCGCCGGGGGGCTTTGGGCCTTGGGCCTTCGGGAAGGGGAGGTCCTGGCCATCCTGGGGCACAACGCCCCCGAGTGGGTGGAGGCGGAACTGGCCGCCCAAACCCTCGGGGCCTTGCCCATGGGCATCTACGCCGACGCCATGCCCGAGGAGGTGGGCTACTTCCTGGAGTTCACTGGGGCCAAGGGCATCGTGGTTTCCGACGAGGAACAGCTGGACAAGGTCTATCCCCACCTGCACCTGGTGGACTTCGTCCTGGTCTGGGAGGAGGCGGGGATGTCCCGCCACTTCCAAGGCAAGGTCCGGCGCTTCAGCCAGGCCCTGGGCGACCCTAAGGTGGGGGAGGAGGCCCTAAGGAGGCGCCACCCCGAGGAGATCGCCCTCCTGGCCCCCACCTCGGGCACCACGGGGAGGAGCAAGCTGGCCATGCTGTCCCACCGCAATCTTCTCGCGGGCCACTTTGCCGTGGGCCAGGCCTTGGGCTTCCAAAAGGGGGCCTGGGTCTTCAGCTACCTGCCCCTTCCCTGGATCGGGGAGCAGATGCTCACCGTGGTGCAGAGCCTGGTGGAGGGCTCCACTGTGCACTTCCCCGAGGACCCCACCACCCTGAGGGAGGACCTCAAGGAGGTCCAGCCCGACTTCTTCCTGGCTCCCCCCCGGCTTTGGGAGGATATGGCCAGCCTCATCCAAAGCCGCATGGCGGACGCCGACTTCCTCAAGGCCTTCTTCTACCGGGTGGGGATGGGGGCCCTCCTGGAAGGGGCAAGCCGGGAGTTCCGGGGGGAGAGGGTGGGCTTTTGGCTCAACCTCAAGCGGGCCCTCTTCTACCCCCTCATCGCCAGGCCCCTTAGGGCCAGGCTGGGCCTCGCCGCCTGCCGCATCGCCGTCACCGGGGGCGCCCCCCTGGGCCCCGAGGTCTTCACCTTCTTCCGCGCCCTGGGGCTGGACATCCGCCAGGTCTACGGCCAGTCGGAGACCGCCGCCGCCACCACCGCCCACGCCACCGGGGACGCCCCGCCCGAGACCGTGGGCCCTCCCCTTCCCCAAACGGAGGTGCGCATCAGCGAGGAGGGGGAGATCCAGGTGAAGGGGCCCCAGGTCTTCCGGGGGTATTTCCGCCAGGAGAAGGCCACGGAGGAAAGCTTCACCGAGGATGGCTTCTTCCGCACCGGGGACGCGGGCTTCTTTGACGAGCGGGGGCACCTGGTGATCCTGGGCCGGGTGAAGGAGGTGGGGGCCCTGCTGGATGGGACCCGGTTTGCCCCCCAGTTCCTGGAAAACCGCCTGAAGTACTCCCCCTACATCCGCGAGGCCGTGGTGCTGGGGCATGGGAGGCCCTTTGTGACCGCCCTCATTGAGCTGGATCCGGAAAACGTGCAGAACTGGGCCAGGCGGCGGGGCATCCCCTTCACCACCTACCTCTCCCTCACCGAGCGCCCCGAGATCAAGGCCCTGATCGCCGAGGAAATCCGCATGGTGAACAAGACCCTTCCCGAAAAGCTCAAGATCCAGCGCTTCGCCATCCTTCCTAAGGAACTCCACCCCGACGACGAGGAGATCACCCGCACCCGCAAGGTCCGGCGCCAGGTGGTGGAGGCCCGCTACGGCCCGGTGATCCAGGCCCTCTACGGGGAGGGGGGGCGGGTGGAGGTGGTGCTCCCCATCCGCTACCTGGAGGGGGAAGGCAGGCTCGAGGCCACCCTCGAGGTGCAGGAGGTCTAG
- a CDS encoding ABC transporter ATP-binding protein, which yields MLSVENLKVVYRGVILALDGVSLEVREGEAVALLGPNGAGKSSLVRAVAGLLPKFEGRVLDGHVRLFGQEATHLDPVRITGLGLTAVLEGRPLFRYLTPVENLVAAGHRLSSRELKEGMEEVFARFPRLYERRHEQAGYLSGGEQQMLLLGMALLTRPKVLVVDEPSLGLSPKLVEEVMRTLDTLRKEKGLSLLLVEQNARAALAIVDRVYVLERGRVVFEGDAKTAQEDQDVMEFYLGREEVGFRQAKRYRRRKRWV from the coding sequence ATCCTGTCCGTAGAGAACCTCAAGGTGGTCTACCGGGGGGTGATCCTGGCCCTGGACGGGGTTTCCCTGGAGGTGAGGGAAGGGGAGGCGGTGGCCCTCCTGGGGCCCAACGGGGCGGGCAAGAGCTCCTTGGTGCGGGCGGTGGCGGGCCTCCTCCCCAAGTTTGAGGGGCGGGTGCTGGACGGGCATGTGCGCCTCTTCGGCCAGGAGGCCACCCACCTGGACCCGGTGCGCATCACGGGCTTGGGGCTTACCGCGGTCCTGGAGGGGCGCCCCCTCTTCCGCTACCTGACCCCCGTGGAGAACCTGGTGGCCGCCGGGCACCGCCTCTCCTCCCGGGAGCTTAAGGAGGGCATGGAGGAGGTTTTCGCCCGGTTTCCCCGGCTCTACGAAAGGCGGCACGAGCAGGCAGGTTACCTCTCAGGGGGGGAGCAGCAGATGCTCCTCCTGGGCATGGCCCTCCTCACCCGGCCCAAGGTGCTGGTGGTGGATGAGCCCTCCTTGGGCCTCTCCCCCAAGCTGGTGGAGGAGGTGATGCGCACCCTGGACACCCTGAGGAAGGAGAAGGGGCTAAGCCTCCTCCTGGTGGAGCAAAACGCCCGGGCCGCCCTCGCCATCGTGGACCGGGTTTACGTGCTGGAGCGGGGCCGGGTGGTGTTTGAGGGGGATGCCAAAACGGCCCAGGAGGACCAGGACGTGATGGAGTTTTACCTGGGCAGGGAAGAGGTGGGCTTCCGCCAGGCCAAGCGCTACCGTAGGAGGAAGCGGTGGGTGTGA
- a CDS encoding branched-chain amino acid ABC transporter permease: MSDLLPYLIGGLGNGALYGLLALGFVLVYRATSVVNFAIGEFLLVGAYLTYTFALFLPLPLAMLAALPAALLFGLLVERGFVRPLLGRNVVAVIMATIGLAAALDGGVQLLWGPDLKYLNGELPQLGFQLGDAFVPSRAVWNLLLALPLGLGLLWLLRRSRYGVLVRAISEREVAALALGIPTARILAGVWGISALLATLAGALLAVASGVGPNLVFLGLKVFPVAILGGLDSVGGALLAGFLLGILEALSQRYLEPLLPGFTEALPFVVVLLVLLVRPYGLLGERQIERV; encoded by the coding sequence ATGTCCGACCTCCTCCCCTACCTCATCGGCGGCCTAGGCAATGGGGCCCTCTACGGCCTTCTGGCCCTGGGGTTCGTCCTGGTCTACCGGGCCACCAGCGTGGTGAACTTCGCCATCGGGGAGTTCCTGCTGGTGGGGGCCTACCTCACCTACACCTTCGCCCTCTTCCTGCCCCTCCCCTTGGCCATGCTGGCCGCCCTGCCCGCGGCCCTTCTCTTTGGGCTTCTGGTGGAGCGGGGTTTTGTGCGGCCCCTCCTGGGGCGGAACGTGGTGGCGGTGATCATGGCCACCATCGGCCTGGCGGCGGCCCTGGACGGCGGGGTACAGCTCCTCTGGGGCCCGGACCTGAAGTACCTCAACGGGGAGCTGCCCCAGCTGGGCTTTCAGCTGGGGGATGCCTTTGTGCCCTCCCGGGCCGTCTGGAACCTCCTGCTGGCCCTGCCCTTGGGCCTTGGCCTCCTTTGGCTCCTCCGGAGAAGCCGCTATGGGGTCCTGGTGCGGGCCATCTCCGAACGGGAGGTGGCCGCCCTGGCCCTGGGCATCCCCACCGCCCGCATTTTGGCGGGGGTTTGGGGCATCTCCGCCCTCCTCGCCACCCTGGCCGGGGCCCTTCTGGCCGTGGCCAGCGGGGTGGGCCCCAACCTGGTCTTCTTGGGCCTCAAGGTCTTTCCCGTGGCCATCCTGGGCGGGCTGGACTCGGTGGGCGGGGCCCTGCTGGCCGGGTTTCTCCTGGGGATCCTCGAGGCCCTTTCCCAACGGTACCTGGAACCCCTCCTCCCCGGCTTCACCGAGGCCCTGCCCTTCGTGGTGGTGCTTCTGGTCCTTCTGGTGCGGCCCTATGGCCTGTTGGGCGAGCGGCAGATCGAGAGGGTGTGA
- a CDS encoding ABC transporter substrate-binding protein — MKRREFLKKLGVGTLTALGMPYFATAQARPVKLAALLPLTGPFAFAGNAGREGFVDGVDYVNEVQGGIGGRRLELIVEDTGYDVAKGTAAFNRVVSRERPDELLFVYGDSTGLSKALAPEIARMGLPYSATSFANELADPKTYPTIFVFGPTYNDMMEALLRQIRLQKGRARIALVYSNTEFGRDPIPYVKERAKALGMEVVHEEVTPPAFTDATPVVLNLRRANPDFVILQGYALSVEPLILRTAREQGLQAQFMGTYYSAELALIQRAGPAAEGFTVTYHNAYWYDTLVPAVDEMRKFRQRKGRDVSYRPTYYMGSLAVALAVAEAMRRAAGAGKLSRAGVVEYLEKLGDYNGLGLQRSYQFVNHRLPYTKLYRASVREGRFNAITNWIKLA; from the coding sequence ATGAAGCGCAGGGAGTTTTTGAAGAAGCTGGGTGTGGGCACCTTGACGGCCTTGGGCATGCCCTACTTCGCCACCGCCCAAGCCCGGCCGGTGAAGCTGGCCGCTCTTCTGCCCCTAACGGGGCCCTTCGCCTTTGCCGGCAACGCCGGCCGGGAGGGGTTCGTGGACGGGGTGGATTACGTGAACGAGGTCCAAGGCGGCATCGGCGGGCGCAGGCTGGAGCTCATCGTGGAGGACACCGGCTACGACGTGGCCAAGGGAACCGCCGCCTTCAACCGGGTGGTATCCCGGGAGCGCCCCGACGAGCTCCTCTTCGTCTATGGGGACTCCACCGGCCTTTCCAAGGCCCTGGCTCCGGAGATCGCCCGCATGGGCCTACCCTACTCCGCCACCAGCTTCGCCAACGAACTGGCCGACCCCAAGACCTACCCCACCATCTTCGTCTTCGGCCCCACCTACAACGACATGATGGAGGCCCTCCTGCGGCAGATCCGCCTGCAAAAGGGCCGGGCCAGGATCGCCCTGGTCTACTCCAACACCGAGTTCGGGCGCGACCCCATCCCCTACGTGAAGGAAAGGGCCAAGGCCCTGGGCATGGAGGTGGTGCACGAGGAGGTGACACCCCCCGCCTTCACCGACGCCACCCCGGTGGTGCTGAACCTCCGCCGGGCGAACCCCGATTTCGTCATCCTCCAGGGCTACGCCCTCTCGGTGGAACCCCTGATCCTCCGCACCGCCCGGGAACAGGGCCTGCAGGCCCAGTTCATGGGCACCTACTACTCCGCGGAACTGGCCCTCATCCAAAGGGCAGGCCCGGCCGCCGAAGGGTTTACCGTCACCTACCACAACGCCTACTGGTACGACACCCTGGTGCCGGCGGTGGACGAGATGCGGAAGTTCCGCCAGCGGAAGGGGCGGGACGTCTCCTACCGCCCCACCTACTACATGGGCAGCCTGGCAGTGGCCCTGGCCGTCGCCGAGGCCATGCGCCGGGCCGCCGGAGCGGGCAAGCTCAGCCGGGCCGGGGTGGTGGAGTACCTGGAGAAGCTGGGGGACTACAACGGCCTCGGCCTGCAACGGAGCTACCAGTTCGTGAACCACCGCCTCCCCTACACCAAGCTCTACCGGGCCAGCGTGAGGGAGGGGCGTTTCAACGCCATCACCAACTGGATTAAGCTGGCCTAA
- a CDS encoding lyase family protein gives MRWHAVYRRFVLGRHYRFAREALVPHFFDALTAYAMELARLGLPRADAAVRALQELRTLPLPSFTGEVEDVFFSIYSQLAEHWGEEVAGVVRRGLSRNDLDLTAFRAYLRDRTVALLGDFLRLRGAMLRVAEAHSGVPLVLRTHHRPAQPSTLDHYLLGVEALLGRDFRRLRQALETLDRCPLGASALAGNPYPVDRRRLAALLGFAGPVENTLDAVASGDYALELASALAGLGASLSRFLTDLLALAERGAFVVGEGLAQGSSFMPQKRNPVVLEHARIHAGQLVGGVGTLALLNHNTPFTDLNDHSTGVLEPLTALLESAEAALELTRVALEESRFEPALLLEEFSPEVLASEAVDLLVRKGVPLAEAYRRVQGALPGVRPELLGVEREELIAWMSLEGFLARREVLGGVGPRARAEALARAKRGLKEERKALAALRARVRLARRLLAKGPEGFQAEKGQEAPEQKGQIEGQKHQEEPLG, from the coding sequence ATGCGTTGGCATGCGGTCTATCGCCGCTTTGTCCTGGGCCGCCATTACCGGTTCGCCCGGGAGGCCCTGGTGCCCCACTTCTTTGATGCCCTCACCGCCTACGCCATGGAGCTTGCCCGCCTGGGCCTCCCCCGGGCCGATGCGGCGGTGAGGGCCTTGCAGGAACTCCGCACCCTTCCCCTGCCCAGCTTTACGGGGGAGGTGGAGGACGTGTTTTTCTCCATCTACTCCCAGCTGGCCGAGCACTGGGGGGAGGAGGTGGCGGGGGTGGTCAGGCGGGGGCTTTCCCGCAACGACCTGGACCTCACCGCCTTCCGCGCCTACCTGAGGGACCGCACCGTGGCCTTATTGGGGGATTTTCTCCGCCTGCGGGGGGCCATGCTCCGGGTGGCCGAGGCCCACTCCGGGGTACCCCTGGTCCTGCGCACCCACCATCGGCCGGCCCAGCCCTCCACCTTGGACCACTACCTCCTTGGGGTGGAGGCGCTTTTGGGGAGGGATTTCCGCCGCTTGAGGCAGGCCTTGGAGACCCTGGACCGTTGCCCCTTGGGGGCCAGCGCCCTGGCGGGGAACCCCTATCCCGTGGACCGGCGGCGGCTCGCCGCCCTCTTGGGCTTTGCCGGACCGGTGGAGAACACCCTGGATGCGGTGGCCTCGGGGGATTACGCCTTGGAGCTGGCCTCGGCCCTGGCGGGGCTGGGGGCCAGCCTCTCCCGCTTCCTCACCGACCTCCTGGCCCTGGCGGAGCGGGGGGCCTTCGTGGTGGGGGAGGGGCTGGCCCAGGGCTCTAGCTTCATGCCCCAGAAGCGGAACCCGGTGGTGCTGGAGCACGCCCGCATCCATGCGGGCCAGCTGGTGGGCGGGGTGGGGACCCTGGCCCTCTTGAACCACAACACCCCCTTCACCGACCTGAACGACCACTCCACCGGGGTGCTGGAGCCCTTGACGGCCCTTTTGGAAAGCGCCGAGGCCGCCTTGGAGCTCACCCGGGTGGCCTTGGAGGAAAGCCGCTTTGAGCCGGCGCTTCTTTTGGAGGAGTTCTCCCCGGAGGTGCTGGCCTCGGAGGCGGTGGACCTCCTGGTGCGCAAGGGGGTACCCCTCGCCGAGGCCTACCGGCGGGTCCAGGGGGCGTTGCCTGGGGTGAGGCCGGAGCTCCTGGGGGTGGAACGGGAGGAGCTCATCGCCTGGATGAGCCTCGAGGGCTTCTTGGCCCGCCGGGAGGTCCTGGGGGGTGTGGGGCCCAGGGCCCGGGCGGAGGCCTTGGCCCGGGCCAAAAGGGGGCTTAAGGAGGAAAGGAAGGCTTTAGCGGCCCTGCGGGCCCGGGTTCGCCTGGCCCGGCGCCTGTTGGCCAAGGGGCCGGAGGGCTTCCAGGCGGAGAAAGGCCAGGAGGCTCCGGAGCAAAAGGGGCAGATAGAAGGCCAGAAGCACCAGGAGGAGCCCCTGGGCTAG
- a CDS encoding NAD-dependent epimerase/dehydratase family protein has translation MRVLVTGGAGFIGSHIVESLLEEGVEVAVLDNLSTGKRENVPQGVYFYKVDLRDREGLERVFREFRPTHVSHQAAQASVKVSVENPTLDFEVNLLGGLNLLEAMRKWGAEKIVFASTGGAIYGEVPEGERAEETWLPRPKSPYAASKAGFEHYLSAYGQNYGLKWVSLRYANVYGPRQDPHGEAGVVAIFAERVLKGEPVTLYARRTPGDEGCVRDYIHVADVVRAHHLALKGLEGIYNVGTGEGHTTQEILMAVAEAAGRTPEVNPAPPRPGDLERSVLSPFKLMAHGWRPEVGFQEGIRLTVEYFRTR, from the coding sequence ATGCGCGTACTGGTGACGGGTGGAGCAGGGTTTATCGGTAGCCATATCGTGGAAAGCCTTTTGGAAGAAGGCGTGGAGGTGGCCGTTCTGGACAACCTCTCCACGGGCAAGCGGGAAAACGTCCCCCAGGGCGTCTACTTCTACAAGGTGGACCTCCGGGACCGGGAGGGTTTGGAAAGGGTGTTCCGGGAGTTTCGCCCCACCCACGTGTCCCACCAGGCAGCCCAGGCCTCGGTGAAGGTGAGCGTGGAAAACCCCACCCTGGACTTTGAGGTGAACCTTCTGGGCGGCCTGAACCTCCTCGAGGCCATGCGCAAATGGGGGGCGGAAAAGATCGTCTTTGCCTCCACGGGCGGGGCCATCTACGGGGAGGTGCCCGAAGGGGAACGGGCCGAGGAGACCTGGCTCCCCAGGCCCAAAAGCCCCTACGCCGCCAGCAAGGCGGGCTTTGAGCACTACCTTTCCGCCTACGGGCAGAACTACGGGCTCAAGTGGGTCTCCCTCCGCTACGCCAACGTCTACGGCCCCCGCCAAGACCCCCACGGGGAGGCCGGGGTGGTGGCCATCTTTGCGGAAAGGGTGCTCAAAGGGGAGCCGGTGACCCTCTACGCCAGGAGGACCCCAGGGGACGAGGGGTGTGTGCGGGACTACATCCACGTGGCCGATGTGGTGCGGGCCCACCACCTGGCCCTAAAGGGCCTGGAGGGGATCTACAACGTGGGCACCGGGGAAGGGCACACCACCCAGGAGATCCTCATGGCCGTGGCCGAGGCCGCCGGGCGGACCCCTGAGGTCAACCCCGCCCCGCCCCGCCCCGGGGACCTGGAACGGAGCGTGCTCTCCCCCTTCAAGCTCATGGCCCACGGCTGGCGGCCCGAGGTGGGTTTCCAGGAGGGCATCCGGCTCACCGTGGAATACTTCCGCACCCGTTGA
- a CDS encoding thioredoxin family protein, with translation MLQYPELPLESPLIDAELPDPRGGRYRLSQFQEPLLAVIFMCNHCPYVKGSIREIVSLAERYRGRVAFVGINPNDYERYPDDAPDKMVAFAEEHGIFFPYLLDETQEVAKAYKALRTPEVFLFDARRLLRYHGRVNDNPKFPDQVQSHDLEAALEALLKGEEPPLKEAPALGCTIKWRPGNEPEVKIG, from the coding sequence ATGCTGCAGTACCCTGAGCTACCCCTAGAAAGCCCCCTCATCGACGCCGAGCTCCCCGATCCCAGGGGCGGGCGGTACCGGCTTTCCCAGTTCCAGGAGCCCCTTTTGGCGGTGATCTTCATGTGCAACCACTGCCCCTACGTGAAGGGCTCCATCCGGGAGATCGTCTCCCTGGCGGAGAGGTACCGGGGCCGGGTGGCCTTCGTGGGCATCAACCCCAACGACTACGAGCGGTACCCCGACGACGCCCCGGACAAGATGGTGGCCTTCGCCGAGGAGCATGGCATCTTCTTCCCCTACCTCCTGGACGAAACCCAGGAGGTGGCCAAGGCCTACAAGGCCTTGCGCACCCCCGAGGTCTTCCTGTTTGACGCCAGGCGCCTTCTCCGCTACCACGGCCGGGTGAACGACAACCCCAAGTTCCCCGACCAGGTGCAAAGCCACGACCTGGAGGCGGCCCTCGAGGCCCTGCTGAAGGGGGAGGAACCTCCCCTCAAGGAGGCCCCGGCCCTGGGCTGCACCATCAAGTGGCGGCCTGGCAATGAGCCCGAGGTCAAAATCGGTTAA
- a CDS encoding cation-translocating P-type ATPase, with protein MQGLTSKEAEKRLAEYGPNALPEKPPEPLWRKFLRQFQSPLIYILLFALLVDLSLWLYEGAHGLPLESLAILAILLLNAGLGTLQEKRSEEALRRLKAMAEPLAWVLRDGRFQRLPSREIVPGDVVRLEAGDRIPADGLLLEASGVLVDESVLTGESVPVEKGEGEEVFSGTLLVRGRALLQVTRTGLNSAMGRIAGLLATMEEERTPLERRLEAFGHRVARWVVVLAVALVALGFLVEGFSAKVLLFAVALAVAAVPEGLPAVLTLALALGVERMARRKAVVRRLAAVEALGSVTVIATDKTGTLTENRMEVQGVVGPDPQGALLAMALCNDADLETGAGDPLELGLLRYASRHLDVKRVRQENPRLSERPFDSAWKYMRVTTPRGSFFKGAPEALIPRLALEPGEKASLLEEAEAHAQRGFRVLALAWGEGEREEGLSFLGFALLLDPPRPEVPEAVAKVLKAGIRVVMVTGDHPATALAIARQVGLPVETVATGEEIAELSDEELLEVDVFARVRPEDKLRIVAALQKAGEVVAMTGDGVNDAPALKRADVGVAMGQRGSDVSREVADLILMDDNFATIVAAIEEGRSIYENIQKFIRFLFSTNLSEILVVALGMGLSALLHLRDEAGQLLLPLTAVQILWINLVTDGLPALALALDRNPGVLDRPPRPKESPLLDPPSWRFILVTGSLKALFALAILGLMPRWGSFVGMSSQLEVARTATFHFMTLGQLFFAYAARHTHFMPLPNPYLHGAVVLGILIQLLLGTLAPGVLEAVLVPGWIWGMVLGMALLAWLLAEGVDRLVWRKGVKG; from the coding sequence ATGCAGGGGCTGACCTCAAAGGAAGCGGAAAAACGCCTGGCGGAATACGGCCCCAACGCCCTTCCGGAGAAGCCGCCCGAGCCCCTTTGGCGGAAGTTCCTGCGTCAGTTCCAAAGCCCTCTCATCTACATCCTCCTTTTCGCCCTGCTGGTGGACCTGAGCCTTTGGCTTTATGAGGGAGCCCACGGGCTTCCCTTGGAATCCCTGGCCATCCTGGCCATCCTTCTCCTCAATGCCGGGCTTGGCACCCTCCAGGAGAAGCGTTCCGAGGAGGCCCTAAGGCGCCTCAAGGCCATGGCGGAGCCCCTGGCCTGGGTCCTAAGGGATGGGCGTTTCCAGCGCCTTCCCAGCCGGGAGATCGTGCCGGGGGACGTGGTGCGCCTGGAGGCGGGGGACCGCATCCCGGCGGATGGCCTCCTCCTCGAGGCCAGCGGGGTTCTGGTGGACGAAAGCGTGCTCACCGGGGAGAGCGTCCCGGTGGAGAAGGGGGAAGGGGAGGAGGTCTTCTCCGGCACCCTTTTGGTGCGGGGCAGGGCCCTTTTGCAGGTGACCCGCACGGGCCTGAACAGCGCCATGGGGCGGATCGCCGGGCTCCTGGCCACGATGGAGGAGGAGAGAACCCCCTTGGAGCGGCGCCTCGAGGCCTTCGGCCATCGGGTGGCCCGCTGGGTGGTGGTTCTTGCCGTGGCCCTGGTGGCGCTGGGTTTTCTGGTGGAAGGCTTTTCCGCCAAGGTGCTCCTTTTCGCGGTGGCTCTGGCGGTGGCGGCGGTGCCGGAGGGGCTTCCGGCCGTGCTTACCTTGGCCTTGGCCCTGGGGGTGGAGCGCATGGCCCGGCGCAAGGCGGTGGTGCGCCGCCTGGCGGCCGTGGAGGCCTTGGGGAGCGTCACGGTCATCGCCACGGACAAGACCGGTACCCTCACGGAAAACCGCATGGAGGTGCAGGGGGTGGTGGGCCCAGACCCCCAAGGGGCCCTCCTGGCCATGGCCCTCTGCAACGACGCCGACCTGGAAACGGGTGCGGGGGACCCCTTGGAGCTGGGCCTTCTGCGCTATGCCTCGCGGCACCTGGACGTGAAGCGGGTCCGTCAGGAGAACCCCAGGCTTTCGGAAAGGCCCTTTGACAGCGCCTGGAAGTACATGCGGGTGACCACGCCCAGGGGCAGCTTTTTCAAGGGGGCTCCCGAGGCCCTTATCCCCCGCCTTGCCCTGGAGCCAGGGGAAAAGGCCTCCCTTTTGGAGGAGGCGGAGGCCCATGCGCAAAGGGGCTTCCGGGTTCTGGCCCTGGCTTGGGGCGAGGGGGAACGGGAAGAGGGCCTAAGCTTTCTGGGCTTTGCCCTTCTCCTGGATCCTCCCCGCCCCGAGGTGCCCGAGGCGGTGGCCAAGGTCTTGAAGGCGGGGATCAGGGTGGTGATGGTCACCGGGGACCACCCGGCCACGGCCCTGGCCATCGCCCGCCAGGTGGGCCTGCCGGTGGAAACCGTGGCCACCGGGGAGGAGATCGCCGAGCTTTCCGACGAGGAGCTTTTGGAGGTGGACGTCTTCGCCCGGGTCCGCCCCGAGGACAAGCTCCGCATTGTAGCAGCCTTGCAGAAGGCTGGGGAGGTGGTGGCCATGACGGGGGATGGGGTGAACGACGCCCCGGCCCTCAAGCGGGCGGACGTGGGGGTGGCCATGGGCCAACGGGGCTCGGATGTCTCCCGGGAGGTGGCGGACCTGATCCTCATGGACGACAACTTCGCCACCATCGTGGCCGCCATAGAGGAGGGGCGGAGCATCTATGAAAACATACAAAAGTTCATCCGCTTCCTCTTTTCCACAAACCTCTCGGAGATACTGGTGGTGGCCTTGGGCATGGGGTTATCCGCCCTTCTCCACCTGAGGGACGAGGCGGGGCAGCTTCTCCTTCCCCTCACGGCGGTGCAGATCCTTTGGATCAACCTGGTGACGGATGGCCTTCCCGCCTTGGCCCTGGCCTTGGACCGCAACCCTGGGGTCCTGGACCGACCCCCCAGGCCCAAGGAAAGCCCTCTTTTGGATCCGCCTTCCTGGCGGTTCATCCTGGTCACCGGGAGCCTCAAGGCCCTTTTTGCTCTGGCCATCCTGGGCCTGATGCCGAGGTGGGGGAGCTTTGTGGGGATGTCTTCCCAGCTCGAGGTGGCCCGCACCGCCACCTTCCACTTCATGACCCTGGGCCAGCTTTTCTTTGCCTATGCGGCCAGGCATACCCACTTCATGCCCCTCCCTAACCCCTACCTGCACGGGGCGGTGGTTTTGGGCATCCTCATCCAGCTCCTCCTTGGCACCCTGGCCCCTGGGGTTTTGGAGGCCGTCTTGGTGCCGGGGTGGATCTGGGGGATGGTCTTGGGCATGGCCCTGCTTGCCTGGTTGCTGGCCGAAGGGGTAGACCGGCTAGTATGGCGGAAGGGGGTTAAGGGGTAA
- a CDS encoding universal stress protein, producing the protein MYQSLLLPTDGSEAAERGVREGLQLAKALGARVALLYALEPLGPRLLLGPETLPYYQALLEDLRKEGLAALDRATRLAEELGVAFEAHLLEGRAAETILREAEKHDLVVMASHGRTGLDAALLGSVTLEVVRRSSKPVLVVPYRRA; encoded by the coding sequence ATGTACCAGAGCCTTCTCCTTCCCACCGACGGCAGCGAGGCCGCTGAGCGTGGCGTGCGGGAGGGCCTCCAGCTGGCCAAGGCCCTGGGGGCCAGGGTGGCCCTCCTGTACGCCCTGGAACCCTTGGGGCCCAGGCTCCTCCTGGGCCCGGAAACCCTCCCCTACTACCAGGCCCTGCTGGAGGACCTGCGCAAGGAGGGCCTGGCCGCCCTGGACCGGGCCACCCGCCTGGCGGAGGAACTGGGGGTGGCCTTTGAGGCCCATCTCCTCGAGGGCCGGGCAGCGGAGACCATCCTCCGCGAGGCGGAAAAGCACGACCTGGTGGTCATGGCCTCCCATGGGCGGACGGGGCTGGACGCCGCCCTCTTGGGGAGCGTGACCCTGGAAGTGGTACGGCGCTCTTCCAAACCCGTGTTGGTGGTCCCTTACCGCAGGGCGTAA